The following coding sequences lie in one Glycine soja cultivar W05 chromosome 16, ASM419377v2, whole genome shotgun sequence genomic window:
- the LOC114390550 gene encoding tyrosine-sulfated glycopeptide receptor 1-like gives MTNHHLKHSILSSSVFLMPSPSSSSSAYSLYMVSKLMVSIIVSLFLLSLFVFQVSSCDQIDKLSLLAFSGNISTSPPYPSLDWSDSLDCCSWEGITCDGDLRVTHLLLPSRGLTGFISPSLTNLSSLSHLNLSHNRLSGTLQHHFFSLLNHLLVLDLSYNRLSGELPPFVGDISSDGVIQELDLSSNLFNGALPNSLLEHLAAAAAGGSFVSLNVSNNSLTGHIPTSLFCINDHNNSSSLRFLDYSSNEFDGAIQPGLGACSKLEKFRAGFNFLSGPIPSDLFHAVSLTEISLPLNRLTGTIGDGIVGLSNLTVLELYSNHFTGSIPHDIGELSKLERLLLHVNNLTGTMPQSLMNCVNLVVLNLRVNVLEGNLSAFNFSGFLRLTTLDLGNNHFTGVLPPTLYACKSLSAVRLASNKLEGEISPKILELESLSFLSISTNKLRNVTGALRILRGLKNLSTLMLSKNFFNEMIPQDVNIIEPDGFQKLQVLGFGGCNFTGQIPGWLAKLKKLEVLDLSFNQISGPIPPWLGKLSQLFYMDLSVNLLTGVFPVELTELPALASQQANDKVERTYFELPVFANANNVSLLQYNQLSGLPPAIYLGSNHLNGSIPIEIGKLKVLHQLDLKKNNFSGSIPVQFSNLTNLEKLDLSGNQLSGEIPDSLRRLHFLSFFSVAFNNLQGQIPTGGQFDTFSNSSFEGNVQLCGLVIQRSCPSQQNTNTTAASRSSNKKVLLVLIIGVSFGFASLIGVLTLWILSKRRVNPGGVSDKIEMESISAYSNNGVHPEVDKEASLVVLFPNKNNETKDLTIFEILKSTENFSQENIIGCGGFGLVYKATLPNGTTLAIKKLSGDLGLMEREFKAEVEALSTAQHENLVALQGYCVHDGFRLLMYNYMENGSLDYWLHEKPDGASQLDWPTRLKIAQGASCGLAYLHQICEPHIVHRDIKSSNILLNEKFEAHVADFGLSRLILPYHTHVTTELVGTLGYIPPEYGQAWVATLRGDVYSFGVVMLELITGRRPVDVCKPKMSRELVGWVQQMRIEGKQDQVFDPLLRGKGFEVQMLKVLDVACMCVSHNPFKRPSIREVVEWLKNVGSDNQPTQK, from the coding sequence ATGACCAACCATCACCTCAAACACTCCATTCTCTCCTCCTCAGTTTTTCTCATGCCATCaccatcttcatcttcttctgcaTATTCCCTTTACATGGTTTCCAAGTTAATGGTCTCAATCATAGTCTCCTTATTCCTTTTGTCCTTGTTTGTTTTCCAAGTCTCCTCTTGTGACCAGATTGATAAACTGTCCCTCTTGGCCTTCTCTGGCAACATATCCACCTCTCCACCTTATCCTTCTCTTGATTGGTCTGATTCTCTTGATTGTTGTAGCTGGGAAGGCATTACTTGTGATGGAGATCTTAGAGTCACACACCTTTTGCTACCATCTAGAGGCCTCACTGGCTTCATCTCCCCCTCTCTCACAaacctctcttctctctctcaccTTAATCTCTCCCATAATAGATTGTCTGGTACTCTCCAACACCACTTTTTCTCATTGCTCAATCACTTGTTGGTTCTTGATTTGAGCTACAACCGTCTCTCTGGTGAGTTGCCACCTTTTGTTGGTGATATTAGCAGCGATGGTGTTATTCAGGAGCTGGATTTGTCTAGTAACCTTTTCAATGGGGCACTTCCAAATTCTTTGCTTGAGCACTTGGCAGCTGCAGCAGCTGGAGGGAGTTTTGTGTCTTTGAATGTTAGTAATAACAGTCTCACAGGTCATATTCCCACTTCTCTCTTTTGCATTAATGACCATAACAACTCATCCTCTCTCAGATTCTTGGATTATTCCTCCAATGAATTTGATGGTGCCATTCAGCCTGGACTAGGAGCATGTTCCAAGTTGGAGAAGTTCAGAGCAGGTTTCAATTTTCTCTCAGGGCCTATCCCAAGTGATCTTTTTCATGCTGTTTCTCTCACAGAAATCTCATTGCCCCTTAATAGACTCACTGGAACAATTGGTGATGGCATTGTTGGACTTAGCAACCTCACAGTTTTGGAGCTCTACTCCAATCATTTCACAGGTTCAATCCCCCATGATATTGGTGAACTCTCCAAGCTGGAACGGTTACTCCTTCATGTCAACAATTTGACAGGTACTATGCCCCAATCTCTGATGAACTGTGTCAATCTTGTGGTATTGAATTTAAGGGTCAACGTCTTGGAGGGAAATCTCTCTGCATTCAATTTCTCAGGATTCCTCAGACTTACCACACTTGACCTTGGCAACAATCATTTTACTGGTGTTTTACCACCAACACTTTATGCATGCAAGTCACTTTCAGCTGTGAGGCTAGCATCTAATAAACTTGAGGGAGAGATTTCACCCAAGATACTTGAACTAGAGTCTTTGTCTTTCCTATCAATTTCTACTAACAAGTTGAGGAATGTCACTGGGGCTCTTAGAATACTCAGGGGGCTCAAGAACCTTAGTACCCTTATGCTCTCCAAGAATTTTTTCAATGAAATGATACCACAAGATGTGAACATAATAGAGCCGGATGGATTCCAAAAACTCCAGGTTTTAGGATTTGGTGGTTGTAATTTCACAGGTCAAATACCAGGTTGGCTTGCAAAACTGAAGAAGCTTGAGGTCTTGGACCTGTCCTTTAATCAAATTAGTGGTCCAATTCCTCCTTGGTTGGGTAAACTTTCTCAGCTTTTTTACATGGACTTGTCTGTTAACCTCCTTACAGGAGTATTTCCAGTAGAGCTCACAGAACTCCCAGCACTGGCATCACAGCAGGCAAATGATAAAGTGGAAAGGACTTACTTTGAGTTACCTGTGTTTGCTAATGCAAACAATGTTTCCCTACTGCAATATAATCAGCTTTCAGGCCTACCTCCAGCAATATATCTGGGAAGCAATCACCTTAATGGAAGTATCCCTATTGAGATTGGGAAACTCAAAGTCCTTCATCAGCTGGATCTGAAAAAGAACAACTTCTCTGGCAGTATACCAGTTCAGTTTTCAAACTTGACTAACTTAGAGAAACTAGACCTCTCCGGAAACCAACTATCTGGGGAAATTCCTGATTCCCTCAGAAGATTACATTTCTTGTCTTTTTTCAGTGTAGCATTCAATAATCTTCAAGGACAGATACCCACTGGTGGTCAATTTGATACTTTCTCCAACTCCAGCTTTGAAGGAAATGTGCAATTGTGCGGTTTGGTTATTCAGCGCTCTTGTCCTTCTCAACAAAATACTAATACTACTGCAGCTAGTCGCAGCTCAAACAAAAAAGTGCTGCTTGTACTCATCATTGGAGTCAGTTTTGGCTTTGCTTCCTTGATAGGAGTGTTGACACTGTGGATACTCTCCAAGAGGAGGGTCAATCCAGGAGGAGTGTCTGACAAGATTGAAATGGAATCAATTTCTGCCTATTCCAACAATGGAGTTCATCCTGAGGTTGACAAGGAGGCTAGCTTAGTGGTATTGTTTCCCAACAAGAATAATGAAACCAAGGACCTTACCATATTTGAGATCCTAAAATCCACTGAAAATTTCAGTCAGGAAAACATAATAGGATGCGGCGGTTTTGGTTTGGTTTACAAAGCAACATTACCAAATGGAACTACACTGGCCATCAAGAAACTTTCAGGAGACTTGGGCCTCATGGAAAGGGAATTCAAAGCAGAAGTAGAGGCTTTGTCAACAGCACAACATGAGAATCTGGTGGCATTGCAAGGCTATTGTGTGCATGATGGATTCCGGCTTCTCATGTATAATTACATGGAAAATGGAAGCCTGGACTACTGGTTGCATGAAAAGCCTGATGGTGCATCTCAACTTGATTGGCCAACTCGCTTGAAGATCGCACAAGGTGCAAGCTGTGGTTTGGCTTATTTGCATCAGATATGCGAGCCACACATTGTGCATCGTGATATAAAGTCGAGCAACATACTccttaatgaaaaatttgagGCACATGTTGCTGATTTTGGGTTGTCTAGATTGATTCTTCCATATCATACTCATGTTACAACTGAACTTGTAGGTACATTAGGCTACATTCCACCAGAGTATGGACAAGCGTGGGTGGCTACTCTGAGAGGAGATGTGTACAGCTTTGGGGTTGTCATGCTTGAACTGATCACTGGGAGAAGGCCTGTAGATGTATGCAAGCCAAAAATGTCAAGGGAGTTGGTTGGCTGGGTTCAACAAATGAGGATTGAAGGAAAACAAGATCAAGTATTTGACCCTCTTCTGAGAGGGAAGGGGTTTGAAGTACAGATGCTAAAGGTACTGGATGTGGCTTGCATGTGTGTCAGCCACAATCCTTTCAAGAGACCAAGCATCAGAGAAGTTGTTGAATGGCTGAAGAATGTTGGATCAGACAACCAGCCAACACAGAAATAA
- the LOC114390965 gene encoding uncharacterized protein C630.12-like isoform X1, translated as MKQHELSLLLCLLWALTLLYGEMFAYWVPPLFTCSWPHLLRSSSSSSSTQVQTDSGNYQGDYVKVAVIADPQLMDKTSLRLPARSLALELAEFYTDLNMRRSFFASVLPFKPDVILFLGDYFDGGPSLSDEEWQESFSRLKHIFGLNAQGKYRDMPVYYIPGNHDIGYESLHSLKPEVIQRYEEAFGTRNYKFTVGKVDFIAVDAQTLDGHPQNHLTSQTWDFVKNISVGDVVHPRVLLSHIPLYRRDDTYCGPHRSSPIINQRIHHAINGNTNEISYQNYVSEKSSKYLLDTIKPKLILSGHDHDLCTVTHQSKSGSVNEHTLGTISWQQGNLYPSFMLLSVDNSTLQKASIPEEALLTHLCYLPMQTHIYIWYIVLFILTLLATLFWPTSGTSLWHQCCGLVGFCKQLIACTFSRSETKEKDEDANYEYEMMWDAEGTMHLVKKPLNPSTVNSNDRGLGERGNVVMRAAARKNTPQEGDHSVNVDIASGIGVDPVARMPLRTGKSKTKIIIQRLIRTLRMLTVIAAVNVPLYMMLLFKDWIDK; from the exons ATGAAGCAACACGAGTTATCTCTGTTACTGTGTCTCCTATGGGCACTAACCCTTCTCTATGGTGAGATGTTCGCTTACTGGGTTCCACCCCTCTTCACCTGTTCCTGGCCCCATCTTCTCCgcagttcttcttcttcttcttcaacg CAGGTTCAAACAGACAGTGGGAATTATCAGGGTGATTATGTTAAAGTGGCTGTTATTGCAGATCCACAG CTCATGGATAAAACTTCTCTCCGTCTTCCTGCAAGATCACTTGCACTGGAACTTGCAGAATTCTACACTGATTTAAACATGCGTAGATCATTCTTTGCATCTGTCCTGCCTTTCAAACCTGATGTCATATTGTTTTTAGGTGATTACTTTGATGGAGGTCCTTCTTTATCAGATGAAGA GTGGCAGGAGTCTTTCAGTCGCTTAAAACATATATTTGGTTTGAATGCACAAGGAAAATACAGAGACATGCCAGTTTACTACATTCCAGGAAACCATGATATTGGGTATGAAAGTCTTCATTCTCTAAAGCCAGAG GTTATCCAACGCTATGAGGAAGCATTTGGGACTAGGAACTACAAATTTACAGTTGGAAAAGTGGATTTTATTGCTGTTGATGCACAAACTCTGGATG GACACCCACAAAATCATCTGACTTCTCAAACTTGGGATTTTGTGAAGAATATCTCTGTTG GTGATGTGGTTCATCCAAGAGTCTTATTGTCACATATTCCTTTATATCGGCGTGATGATACGTACTGTGGTCCTCATCGTAGTTCCCCAATTATCAATCag AGGATACATCATGCCATAAATGGTAATACTAATGAGATATC GTACCAAAATTACGTTTCTGAGAAGTCTTCAAAGTACTTATTGGATACAATCAAACCT AAGCTTATTTTATCTGGTCATGATCACGATCTATGCACTGTCACCCATCAATCTAAATCTGGGTCTGTAAATGAG CACACCCTAGGTACTATAAGTTGGCAACAAGGAAACTTGTATCCTTCTTTCATGCTGTTATCAGTTGATAACTCAACTCTTCAAAAAGCTTCCATTCCAGAAGAGGCATTGTTGACTCATCTATGTTACCTTCCAATGCAAACACACATTTACATATG GTATATTGTCCTATTTATTCTGACCCTTCTTGCTACCTTATTTTGGCCAACAAGTGGCACGAGTTTGTGGCATCAGTGTTGTGGTTTAGTTGGCTTTTGTAAACAACTAATAGCTTGCACCTTTTCTAGAagtgaaacaaaagaaaaggatgAGGATGCTAACTATGAATATGAGATGATGTGGGATGCGGAAGGAACAATGCATCTTGTAAAGAAACCCTTGAATCCATCTACTGTAAATTCAAATGACCGGGGCTTAGGGGAAAG GGGTAATGTTGTAATGCGGGCAGCTGCTAGAAAAAATACTCCTCAGGAAGGAGATCACTCTGTGAATGTGGATATTGCTTCAGGCATTGGTGTTGATCCTGTAGCAAGAATGCCTCTCAGAACTGGCAAATCaaagacaaaaattataatCCAGAGATTGATACGCACACTGCGAATGCTCACTGTCATTGCAGCAGTGAATGTTCCTCTTTACATGATGTTGCTATTCAAGGATTGGATTGACAAATAA
- the LOC114390965 gene encoding uncharacterized protein C630.12-like isoform X3, giving the protein MKQHELSLLLCLLWALTLLYGEMFAYWVPPLFTCSWPHLLRSSSSSSSTQVQTDSGNYQGDYVKVAVIADPQLMDKTSLRLPARSLALELAEFYTDLNMRRSFFASVLPFKPDVILFLGDYFDGGPSLSDEEWQESFSRLKHIFGLNAQGKYRDMPVYYIPGNHDIGYESLHSLKPEVIQRYEEAFGTRNYKFTVGKVDFIAVDAQTLDGHPQNHLTSQTWDFVKNISVGDVVHPRVLLSHIPLYRRDDTYCGPHRSSPIINQRIHHAINGNTNEISYQNYVSEKSSKYLLDTIKPKLILSGHDHDLCTVTHQSKSGSVNEHTLGTISWQQGNLYPSFMLLSVDNSTLQKASIPEEALLTHLCYLPMQTHIYICETKEKDEDANYEYEMMWDAEGTMHLVKKPLNPSTVNSNDRGLGERGNVVMRAAARKNTPQEGDHSVNVDIASGIGVDPVARMPLRTGKSKTKIIIQRLIRTLRMLTVIAAVNVPLYMMLLFKDWIDK; this is encoded by the exons ATGAAGCAACACGAGTTATCTCTGTTACTGTGTCTCCTATGGGCACTAACCCTTCTCTATGGTGAGATGTTCGCTTACTGGGTTCCACCCCTCTTCACCTGTTCCTGGCCCCATCTTCTCCgcagttcttcttcttcttcttcaacg CAGGTTCAAACAGACAGTGGGAATTATCAGGGTGATTATGTTAAAGTGGCTGTTATTGCAGATCCACAG CTCATGGATAAAACTTCTCTCCGTCTTCCTGCAAGATCACTTGCACTGGAACTTGCAGAATTCTACACTGATTTAAACATGCGTAGATCATTCTTTGCATCTGTCCTGCCTTTCAAACCTGATGTCATATTGTTTTTAGGTGATTACTTTGATGGAGGTCCTTCTTTATCAGATGAAGA GTGGCAGGAGTCTTTCAGTCGCTTAAAACATATATTTGGTTTGAATGCACAAGGAAAATACAGAGACATGCCAGTTTACTACATTCCAGGAAACCATGATATTGGGTATGAAAGTCTTCATTCTCTAAAGCCAGAG GTTATCCAACGCTATGAGGAAGCATTTGGGACTAGGAACTACAAATTTACAGTTGGAAAAGTGGATTTTATTGCTGTTGATGCACAAACTCTGGATG GACACCCACAAAATCATCTGACTTCTCAAACTTGGGATTTTGTGAAGAATATCTCTGTTG GTGATGTGGTTCATCCAAGAGTCTTATTGTCACATATTCCTTTATATCGGCGTGATGATACGTACTGTGGTCCTCATCGTAGTTCCCCAATTATCAATCag AGGATACATCATGCCATAAATGGTAATACTAATGAGATATC GTACCAAAATTACGTTTCTGAGAAGTCTTCAAAGTACTTATTGGATACAATCAAACCT AAGCTTATTTTATCTGGTCATGATCACGATCTATGCACTGTCACCCATCAATCTAAATCTGGGTCTGTAAATGAG CACACCCTAGGTACTATAAGTTGGCAACAAGGAAACTTGTATCCTTCTTTCATGCTGTTATCAGTTGATAACTCAACTCTTCAAAAAGCTTCCATTCCAGAAGAGGCATTGTTGACTCATCTATGTTACCTTCCAATGCAAACACACATTTACATATG tgaaacaaaagaaaaggatgAGGATGCTAACTATGAATATGAGATGATGTGGGATGCGGAAGGAACAATGCATCTTGTAAAGAAACCCTTGAATCCATCTACTGTAAATTCAAATGACCGGGGCTTAGGGGAAAG GGGTAATGTTGTAATGCGGGCAGCTGCTAGAAAAAATACTCCTCAGGAAGGAGATCACTCTGTGAATGTGGATATTGCTTCAGGCATTGGTGTTGATCCTGTAGCAAGAATGCCTCTCAGAACTGGCAAATCaaagacaaaaattataatCCAGAGATTGATACGCACACTGCGAATGCTCACTGTCATTGCAGCAGTGAATGTTCCTCTTTACATGATGTTGCTATTCAAGGATTGGATTGACAAATAA
- the LOC114390965 gene encoding uncharacterized protein C630.12-like isoform X2, giving the protein MKQHELSLLLCLLWALTLLYGEMFAYWVPPLFTCSWPHLLRSSSSSSSTVQTDSGNYQGDYVKVAVIADPQLMDKTSLRLPARSLALELAEFYTDLNMRRSFFASVLPFKPDVILFLGDYFDGGPSLSDEEWQESFSRLKHIFGLNAQGKYRDMPVYYIPGNHDIGYESLHSLKPEVIQRYEEAFGTRNYKFTVGKVDFIAVDAQTLDGHPQNHLTSQTWDFVKNISVGDVVHPRVLLSHIPLYRRDDTYCGPHRSSPIINQRIHHAINGNTNEISYQNYVSEKSSKYLLDTIKPKLILSGHDHDLCTVTHQSKSGSVNEHTLGTISWQQGNLYPSFMLLSVDNSTLQKASIPEEALLTHLCYLPMQTHIYIWYIVLFILTLLATLFWPTSGTSLWHQCCGLVGFCKQLIACTFSRSETKEKDEDANYEYEMMWDAEGTMHLVKKPLNPSTVNSNDRGLGERGNVVMRAAARKNTPQEGDHSVNVDIASGIGVDPVARMPLRTGKSKTKIIIQRLIRTLRMLTVIAAVNVPLYMMLLFKDWIDK; this is encoded by the exons ATGAAGCAACACGAGTTATCTCTGTTACTGTGTCTCCTATGGGCACTAACCCTTCTCTATGGTGAGATGTTCGCTTACTGGGTTCCACCCCTCTTCACCTGTTCCTGGCCCCATCTTCTCCgcagttcttcttcttcttcttcaacg GTTCAAACAGACAGTGGGAATTATCAGGGTGATTATGTTAAAGTGGCTGTTATTGCAGATCCACAG CTCATGGATAAAACTTCTCTCCGTCTTCCTGCAAGATCACTTGCACTGGAACTTGCAGAATTCTACACTGATTTAAACATGCGTAGATCATTCTTTGCATCTGTCCTGCCTTTCAAACCTGATGTCATATTGTTTTTAGGTGATTACTTTGATGGAGGTCCTTCTTTATCAGATGAAGA GTGGCAGGAGTCTTTCAGTCGCTTAAAACATATATTTGGTTTGAATGCACAAGGAAAATACAGAGACATGCCAGTTTACTACATTCCAGGAAACCATGATATTGGGTATGAAAGTCTTCATTCTCTAAAGCCAGAG GTTATCCAACGCTATGAGGAAGCATTTGGGACTAGGAACTACAAATTTACAGTTGGAAAAGTGGATTTTATTGCTGTTGATGCACAAACTCTGGATG GACACCCACAAAATCATCTGACTTCTCAAACTTGGGATTTTGTGAAGAATATCTCTGTTG GTGATGTGGTTCATCCAAGAGTCTTATTGTCACATATTCCTTTATATCGGCGTGATGATACGTACTGTGGTCCTCATCGTAGTTCCCCAATTATCAATCag AGGATACATCATGCCATAAATGGTAATACTAATGAGATATC GTACCAAAATTACGTTTCTGAGAAGTCTTCAAAGTACTTATTGGATACAATCAAACCT AAGCTTATTTTATCTGGTCATGATCACGATCTATGCACTGTCACCCATCAATCTAAATCTGGGTCTGTAAATGAG CACACCCTAGGTACTATAAGTTGGCAACAAGGAAACTTGTATCCTTCTTTCATGCTGTTATCAGTTGATAACTCAACTCTTCAAAAAGCTTCCATTCCAGAAGAGGCATTGTTGACTCATCTATGTTACCTTCCAATGCAAACACACATTTACATATG GTATATTGTCCTATTTATTCTGACCCTTCTTGCTACCTTATTTTGGCCAACAAGTGGCACGAGTTTGTGGCATCAGTGTTGTGGTTTAGTTGGCTTTTGTAAACAACTAATAGCTTGCACCTTTTCTAGAagtgaaacaaaagaaaaggatgAGGATGCTAACTATGAATATGAGATGATGTGGGATGCGGAAGGAACAATGCATCTTGTAAAGAAACCCTTGAATCCATCTACTGTAAATTCAAATGACCGGGGCTTAGGGGAAAG GGGTAATGTTGTAATGCGGGCAGCTGCTAGAAAAAATACTCCTCAGGAAGGAGATCACTCTGTGAATGTGGATATTGCTTCAGGCATTGGTGTTGATCCTGTAGCAAGAATGCCTCTCAGAACTGGCAAATCaaagacaaaaattataatCCAGAGATTGATACGCACACTGCGAATGCTCACTGTCATTGCAGCAGTGAATGTTCCTCTTTACATGATGTTGCTATTCAAGGATTGGATTGACAAATAA